In Fragaria vesca subsp. vesca linkage group LG1, FraVesHawaii_1.0, whole genome shotgun sequence, the sequence GTTTTTCTTGTAATCAAAGTTTAAAAGAAACATGAATTATAATAGAGTTTAGAAAACTTTACTCGATGCAAAGCGAATCAATGAGTGTTCATCTTATGTGTCAGAACCGAGAATATTGGTGGACTAAACTTCTAATCCAATCCGAGAGCTTGTTTGTGATTGAAATTCTGAACCATGTTGAATGATTCTTCCATCGATTGATCAACGGTCTATCTTCCATGCTGCATAAAAACTACCTTAGCGTTAAAACTATTCGTGCTGATAACGTGTTGTAAAACAAAAAGAATAGATTGAGAAAGGAGAGAAACAACCAAGAGAATGAAAGAATATGTATGTATTATTGAGTAGGGAACCATCTCTTATATAGAGATGAAGTCATGATGTAAATTACAATAACAACCCTAGATGGCTAATTACAAGAATGTCTACTAAATAATAACTATTTACAACATGTATGGATTAATCATTAATAATATCGAAGAGGAGTTCCGATGGACTATTAATAGTCCTCATCCTTTTAATTCTGGAAGAGGATCCAAACTGGTTTTGATCAGTCAGAGAGGATCTTTGGCGCTTGTTCATGTTTCTTAGTTAATAAAGAAAGTTGAGATCGATATGGTTATACAAAGAAAACAAGTACTGGGCAACAAGATTACAGCATGAATTTAGGTTGTTCCGGTAGCTAGATATACTACTTATTCAGCTGTAGTCGCTTGGAAGCATGTCACATACATCGAGATCACATCTCTACTGTGGTCTATTTGAGAAACAAATCCTTAGCTTACGGCTGAAAGTACCAATCTTTCTACAGTAGCGCTAATCAGTTTCGGAAAATGTGAACCTTCATGGTGTTTTCTTTCACGAGCTCAAAGATGCAGATATCACCAACCTGGAGTAGGTTAGCCTTTCTAAAGGAAGACCACCCTCCAGACAACATCATTGTATTAGCGCAAGTAATAAGCGTCACTGTGAATTTTCCCTTTGAAGTCACCAGGAAAATGTTATCATATTTTCTTGAAGGAAACATTATCTTGTAGAAGTGTGTGGGGATTGCCTACATCAGTGAAAACCAATGAGAGAGAGAGCCAAAAAGTTTCTATTTGCAGCTTAAGGTTTATAGTTGATACTAAAGAAAATCAAATACAGAATAGAAGAGGCCTGGTTAATGTCACTTACCACCATCCTCGATTTTTTAAGAACTTTTGTAAACCAAGGAAATTTGGATTTGAAAGCTGCAGCAGCTGCACAACTTGGAAGGTGTTCACCTGCAGTTTCAGGTGCATAAATAAAGCATAGCAGAGATGAGTTATGGGTTCCGGTAGTAATATTTGTTTAAACAAATTCTTAAACCTAAGAACTTATGCTATGTAGCTAACTGGCCAACTATGTTTATGACCGCAACAATGTTGTAATGCCTAAATTGAATACCTTTGGATTTAAGTCCCTTAGCAGCTTCCGCAACCAAGTCATATCGATGATTACCTGCAGCTTCACATACACACATACATTAGCAGAGACATGATTTAATCCAAGTAGCAATATGTTTTAAACAACATCACGTTACACTGAAGTTATTACCTGTTGGTGGTCTTGCCAAAGGCCTTTTAGAACTGTCTGAAAAGATGGATGATTCACATGCTCTGAGGTCAGCGACATTCACTCTTTCGACACAGTTCTTGTCAAAAATATTAATGGTGAAATGCATATGTTTGTCATACCTAAACACTAAGAACTCAGAATCACCTAGGGCGTTATCTCTTAAAAACTCCTGCCAGCCATCCTTTAAATATATGTCCCTTCCTGTTTTACTTACTATAACAGTCCAGGAAGATTCTGATGAATTCTTCAATTTCAAGATTGCTCTCTTAGTGAGTTCATGTGATACATGCTTCCGAAACGCAGGTGGGATTCTCTTAAAGATGCAAGTACAGAGGAAAGAAATTAAAATTTCAGGTCACTAAGGATAAAGCATTGGCAGATAACAAAAACAGACTCAACAGAGAATAATAATTTTGAGCAAGAAGGAACTTCGTATGACTATAGAGATCCTATATAAATTAGACAAATACTACGAGATTTGAAACATCAATCATGTACCATCATATAACCATAAACGATTTGCTATCTAAAGAAATCTATTCCTCATCCAGAGGTACGTACTATCATAGTACGTGCATATTAAAAAGTAAAAGACTAGCCAAGCAGGAAGCTATCATAAATGAATAGAGAAGATTTATACAAATATCATGAAAAACTTGGTTACTAAACAAGAGAAAATCCCTCTTAAGTAAAGTATTTTTCACCCATGAAACAGTAGCAAAATCATGCTCCAGTTATTTTGTAAGGATTCCTGATATTGTGTCCTAGATCATAATCAAATATGTTTTTGCACAACCACAAAATAGAGAAACCAAGACACACACAGACACACAGACATTCATACATAAATGATCCGGTGATACCGTAACAGCAATAATATTCAGAGCAGGATTCATGAAGTTGAAGAGAT encodes:
- the LOC101297098 gene encoding B3 domain-containing protein Os11g0197600-like, which encodes MARRASTSLPFHVGGVEEEENGPTFFKIIKPGFNTEHLVSDFKPYHLFNFMNPALNIIAVTRIPPAFRKHVSHELTKRAILKLKNSSESSWTVIVSKTGRDIYLKDGWQEFLRDNALGDSEFLVFRYDKHMHFTINIFDKNCVERVNVADLRACESSIFSDSSKRPLARPPTGNHRYDLVAEAAKGLKSKGEHLPSCAAAAAFKSKFPWFTKVLKKSRMVAIPTHFYKIMFPSRKYDNIFLVTSKGKFTVTLITCANTMMLSGGWSSFRKANLLQVGDICIFELVKENTMKVHIFRN